A region from the Triticum aestivum cultivar Chinese Spring chromosome 3D, IWGSC CS RefSeq v2.1, whole genome shotgun sequence genome encodes:
- the LOC123076751 gene encoding U-box domain-containing protein 4, protein MESPEPVSPSSSSSGERQHHGLAGAAERPSETAALRALVDRVRGGEVEAAREVRRLTRASARHRRKLAAAVEPLVAMLRSGAPDGAGEAALLALLNLAVRDERNKIKILDAGALEPLLGYLQSSDLNLQEYAAAAILTLSASSTNKPIISTSGAIPLLVKVLKQGNPQAKNDAVMALYNLSTIADNLQTILSVQPIPPLLELLRGGKRSSKTADKCCALLESLLAFDQGRVALTSEEGGVLTIVEVLEEGSLQGREHAVGALLTMCESDRSKYRDPILNEGAIPGLLELTAHGTPKSRVKAHALLDLLRNSPYSRPKLQPNTLENIVSNIASQIDGEDRGGKAKKMLAEMVKVSMEQSLRHLQRRASFA, encoded by the exons ATGGAGTCGCCGGAGCCGGTgagcccgtcgtcgtcgtcgtcgggggAGCGGCAGCACCACGGGTTGGCGGGCGCGGCGGAGCGGCCGTCGGAGACGGCGGCGCTGCGGGCGCTGGTGGACCGGGTTCGGGGCGGGGAGGTGGAGGCGGCCCGCGAGGTGCGGCGCCTCACGCGGGCCTCCGCCCGGCACCGCCGGAAGTTGGCGGCCGCCGTGGAGCCGCTCGTCGCCATGCTCCGGTCCGGCGCGCCCGACGGCGCCGGCGAGGCCGCGCTGCTCGCGCTGCTCAACCTCGCCGTCAGGGACGAGAG GAATAAGATCAAGATACTGGATGCCGGCGCACTTGAGCCGCTGCTTGGTTACCTGCAGTCGAGCGATCTCAACTTACAGGAGTATGCGGCTGCTGCTATCCTCACTCTCTCAGCCTCATCCACAAATAAGCCCATCATAAGCACATCCGGAGCAATCCCTCTCCTTGTAAAGGTCCTGAAACAAGGGAATCCGCAGGCCAAGAATGATGCTGTGATGGCCCTTTACAACCTCTCCACCATTGCAGATAACCTCCAAACCATCCTCTCTGTCCAGCCCATTCCCCCGTTGTTAGAGTTGCTGAGAGGTGGCAAAAGGTCCTCCAAAACAGCTGACAAGTGCTGCGCCCTCTTGGAATCCCTGCTCGCCTTTGATCAAGGCCGGGTGGCCCTGACCTCCGAGGAAGGCGGGGTGCTCACCATCGTGGAGGTGCTCGAGGAAGGCTCCCTTCAAGGCAGAGAGCACGCCGTCGGAGCACTCCTGACGATGTGTGAGAGCGACCGCAGTAAATACAGAGACCCCATTCTGAACGAAGGCGCGATCCCCGGTCTTCTTGAGCTCACCGCCCATGGCACTCCCAAGTCGAGAGTGAAGGCGCATGCTCTGCTCGACCTGCTGCGCAACTCGCCCTACTCAAGGCCGAAGCTGCAGCCCAACACGCTGGAGAACATCGTCAGCAACATTGCTTCTCAGATCGACGGGGAGGACCGCGGCGGGAAGGCCAAGAAGATGCTCGCCGAGATGGTGAAGGTCAGCATGGAGCAGAGCTTGAGGCACCTGCAGCGCCGGGCTTCTTTTGCGTGA
- the LOC123073596 gene encoding BTB/POZ and MATH domain-containing protein 6-like: MTRRCPWKKRSTPPAVVPAPQEETAARRPASFIRVEHEFHIVGHNTRAALAYSAHYSVLSGAFEVGGHTWALDCSFDGDGHLTSITLVLLTAYITEDAVVAKASLRIEDPLGCWPAAVWESDQAYTFHVWSGNSWSLSQAGRRWTLPVPEAFRGHDSRYLQDDRLTILCTVEVLRQEEDSAIADDMQKLMFLSSEPKSITPACMLPDVTFVVEQTEIQAHRLILAMRSPVFAAELLGDMREGTTRRVMVDDMSASTFRAMLRFIYTDELPIKGKTTNERGCKQKRAARRRVDMALDLLVAADRYDLEKLGLMCEKILSESIDTASVIPTLMGVHGRHSCRQLETSCIEYLASDANVYANVKATEEYKELKESCCSFLAGVTDKVATCKLVDSHADTSLCRPEKRTMSTYNTSEVAHSIHELRIPNFKSLHTSHGVKQRFSSDTFQIGGHDWKLEVSVKEGRISVFTELLTDPGTASVRVSLCFMMDDPGGNSPLIMWQAEETFNSEGDSCGFSCSISQEDDVSVYADDGSLTIRCDFVLTNKLCTVTSATSAGVEDMTLAPPPNIVSHLEQLLVSEKGSDVTFLVENREIHAHSLVIATRSPALYTMVLATNQEEEHIVPVWGMRVEVFKAVLRFIYADELPPLEEIALATGHGVTTIAQDMLVAASRFHLDRMKDKCETLVGECVSERNVVTMLGLACRHNCKKLEDYCMKFN, encoded by the coding sequence ATGACTCGCCGTTGCCCATGGAAGAAGCGGTCTACCCCGCCGGCCGTCGTTCCGGCGCCGCAAGAAGAGACGGCAGCACGCAGGCCGGCGTCCTTCATCCGAGTTGAGCATGAGTTCCACATCGTGGGCCACAACACGCGCGCAGCGCTGGCCTACAGCGCCCACTATTCCGTCCTCTCCGGCGCCTTCGAGGTCGGCGGCCACACCTGGGCCCTCGACTGCAGCTTCGACGGCGACGGGCACCTCACGTCCATCACCCTCGTACTGCTCACCGCCTACATCACCGAGGACGCCGTCGTTGCCAAGGCCAGCCTGAGGATCGAGGACCCGCTTGGCTGCTGGCCCGCCGCCGTGTGGGAGAGCGACCAAGCCTACACCTTCCACGTCTGGTCCGGCAATAGTTGGTCGCTGTCCCAGGCCGGCAGGAGGTGGACCTTGCCGGTGCCGGAGGCATTTCGCGGCCATGATAGCCGCTACTTGCAAGACGACCGCCTCACCATCCTATGCACCGTCGAGGTCCTCCGGCAGGAGGAGGACTCTGCTATCGCCGACGATATGCAAAAGCTTATGTTTCTCTCGTCGGAGCCGAAGAGTATAACACCTGCATGCATGCTGCCGGACGTGACGTTTGTCGTGGAGCAGACCGAGATCCAGGCGCACAGGCTCATCCTAGCCATGCGGTCACCGGTGTTCGCAGCCGAGCTCCTTGGTGACATGAGAGAGGGTACCACCCGTCGCGTCATGGTCGATGACATGAGCGCCTCAACCTTCAGGGCCATGCTCCGCTTCATCTACACCGACGAGCTGCCCATCAAAGGAAAGACAACTAACGAACGTGGTTGCAAACAAAAACGTGCCGCAAGGCGTCGTGTGGACATGGCGCTTGATCTGCTCGTTGCGGCGGATCGCTACGACCTAGAGAAGCTGGGGCTCATGTGCGAGAAGATATTGTCCGAAAGCATCGACACCGCGTCTGTCATCCCAACGTTGATGGGGGTGCACGGCCGACATAGTTGCCGTCAGCTAGAGACCTCTTGCATTGAGTACTTGGCGTCTGATGCCAACGTGTACGCCAATGTCAAGGCGACAGAGGAGTACAAGGAGCTAAAGGAAAGCTGTTGTTCTTTCCTAGCAGGTGTCACAGACAAAGTAGCCACTTGTAAATTAGTGGACAGCCACGCAGACACCAGCCTCTGCCGGCCGGAGAAACGGACTATGTCGACGTACAACACGTCGGAGGTGGCTCACAGTATACACGAGTTGAGGATCCCAAACTTTAAGAGCCTGCATACGAGCCATGGTGTTAAACAAAGATTCAGTTCTGACACTTTCCAGATAGGAGGCCATGACTGGAAGTTGGAGGTATCAGTGAAGGAAGGGAGAATTTCCGTGTTCACCGAATTGTTGACAGATCCAGGAACGGCTAGTGTTAGGGTGTCCTTATGTTTCATGATGGATGACCCTGGTGGCAACTCGCCCCTCATCATGTGGCAAGCTGAAGAAACCTTCAACTCAGAAGGTGATTCTTGTGGGTTTTCGTGTTCGATCAGCCAGGAAGATGATGTGTCAGTATACGCTGATGATGGCTCTCTAACCATTCGCTGCGACTTTGTATTGACCAACAAGTTGTGCACTGTTACGAGTGCCACTTCAGCCGGTGTCGAAGACATGACTCTTGCGCCACCACCCAACATTGTGTCTCATCTTGAGCAGCTCCTGGTGAGCGAGAAGGGCTCAGATGTGACGTTCCTAGTCGAAAACAGAGAGATTCACGCACACAGCCTCGTCATCGCCACACGGTCCCCGGCCCTATACACGATGGTTCTGGCCACCAACCAGGAGGAGGAGCACATCGTACCAGTCTGGGGTATGAGGGTTGAAGTCTTCAAGGCGGTGCTTCGCTTCATCTACGCCGACGAGCTGCCTCCCTTGGAAGAAATAGCCCTTGCTACGGGGCATGGTGTGACAACTATTGCCCAAGACATGTTGGTTGCCGCGTCTCGCTTCCATCTGGACAGGATGAAGGACAAGTGCGAGACCTTGGTTGGTGAGTGCGTGTCAGAACGGAACGTGGTGACCATGCTCGGACTAGCGTGCCGTCACAACTGCAAGAAGCTCGAGGATTACTGCATGAAGTTCAACTGA
- the LOC123073597 gene encoding disease resistance protein RPM1-like: MHTPDPFVVPREFSDENTDQSTMAEGVVALLIAKLGFALAKEAATFGASLLCKEASALKGLFGEIREAKEELESMQAYLQGAERFKDTDETTGIYVNKVRGFSFEIEDVVDEFTYKLEDTHGGFAAKMKKRVKHIKAWRRLTIKLQDIKGRLQSADRRKVRYDMKGVEGEGLKSGHSESAGHSLNLAREEDLVGIKENKDKLMHWLVGDLEEQGSKSATVWGMGGVGKTTLVDHVYKAVKMDFAKCAWITVSSSYHVEDLLKQIASQLGIPIANANENRSLVEVIHNHLKGSNYLVILDDVWNVDVWFKIRNAFPTESTGRFVITTRMQEVALLATKTCTIKLEPLERDYAWQLFCNEAFWNNENKTCPEELEDLGKMFLDKCGGLPIAIACVGRLLSCRDPTYYQWESVYKELESQLSNNVILDVNIVLKVSLENLPTHLKNCFLHCTIFPEDYLFGRKQVIRHWIAAGFIKETGSKTLEEVAEGYLNELVNRSLLQVAARNLRGRVRRFRMHDIIRVLALAKSEEESFCQAYNGSRDFSAKNTRRLSMQGTNMEQLTPLLCAPSLRSLHVFQSHMRIDFLEAFLKPLSLLSTLDLQGVQIKRLPKMVFNLFNLRFLGLRDTQIEYLPKEIGRLQNLEVLDAFNTMLASVPVEIAALRKLKYLYVVTIPAGDNERVLAYDGIQMPKGIGNLTDLLALQHVEASSQVLSQLGCLTNLRTFGISKVRSGHCADLCGAITKMVNLVRVGIIALDQREVLQLEALCLPPTISKVDIVAQLDKRFLTQFVSSSSKLVNLTDLTLCWSKLYEDSFGCLLGLHGLVTLHLCKAYDGKGLHFHATSLPKLKLLGIWDAPHLSRVTIEQGAMQNIDELLLRDCPELKDLPDGIEHLRTLDYLKLEDISEELTGKLQQNEESKECDEDWMKISHVRWVDVL; this comes from the coding sequence ATGCATACACCAGATCCATTTGTAGTTCCGCGTGAGTTCTCAGACGAGAACACAGATCAATCCACCATGGCGGAGGGCGTTGTGGCGTTGCTGATTGCCAAGCTCGGTTTTGCCTTGGCAAAAGAGGCGGCAACCTTCGGCGCATCACTGCTGTGCAAGGAAGCATCTGCCCTCAAGGGTCTCTTTGGTGAGATCCGTgaggccaaggaggagctggagAGCATGCAGGCTTATCTCCAGGGGGCGGAGCGGTTCAAGGACACCGACGAGACCACCGGCATCTATGTCAACAAGGTTAGGGGCTTCTCCTTTGAGATCGAGGATGTGGTCGACGAGTTCACATACAAGCTGGAAGACACTCATGGGGGATTTGctgcgaagatgaagaagagggtCAAGCACATCAAGGCATGGCGCCGTTTGACAATCAAGCTCCAAGATATCAAGGGCAGGCTTCAGAGTGCGGACAGGAGAAAGGTCCGCTACGACATGAAAGGGGTTGAGGGAGAGGGCTTGAAGAGTGGTCACTCTGAATCTGCTGGTCATTCACTGAATCTTGCGAGGGAAGAGGATCTTGTGGGCATTAAAGAGAACAAGGACAAGCTGATGCACTGGCTGGTGGGTGATTTGGAGGAACAGGGGAGCAAAAGTGCAACTGTTTGGGGAATGGGAGGTGTGGGTAAGACCACTTTGGTTGATCATGTGTACAAGGCCGTGAAGATGGACTTTGCTAAATGTGCGTGGATAACAGTATCAAGTAGCTATCATGTTGAAGACTTGTTGAAACAGATCGCCAGTCAATTGGGCATCCCAATTGCCAACGCAAACGAAAACAGAAGCTTGGTTGAGGTAATCCATAATCATCTCAAGGGTTCAAACTATCTCGTAATTCTGGATGACGTTTGGAATGTGGATGTCTGGTTTAAGATTAGGAATGCATTTCCTACAGAAAGCACTGGTCGATTTGTTATCACCACTAGAATGCAGGAGGTAGCATTGCTGGCAACAAAAACCTGTACAATCAAACTCGAACCATTGGAAAGAGATTATGCGTGGCAGCTATTTTGCAATGAAGCCTTTTGGAACAATGAGAACAAAACATGCCCAGAGGAACTAGAAGATTTGGGTAAAATGTTTCTGGACAAGTGTGGTGGCTTGCCCATTGCAATTGCTTGTGTAGGCCGCTTGTTGTCATGCAGAGATCCAACTTACTATCAATGGGAAAGTGTATACAAGGAGTTAGAGTCACAGCTCAGCAACAATGTGATCCTCGATGTTAACATTGTTCTGAAAGTCAGCTTGGAGAACCTTCCGACTCATCTGAAGAACTGTTTTCTGCACTGTACAATATTTCCAGAGGATTACCTGTTCGGAAGGAAACAGGTAATCAGGCATTGGATCGCAGCTGGATTCATTAAAGAAACAGGGAGCAAAACATTGGAGGAAGTGGCAGAGGGCTACCTGAATGAACTTGTAAACAGAAGCCTATTGCAGGTGGCTGCGCGGAACCTGCGTGGCCGAGTTCGCAGGTTCCGAATGCATGACATCATCCGTGTTCTTGCTCTCGCTAAATCAGAAGAGGAATCCTTTTGTCAAGCTTACAATGGCTCAAGGGATTTTTCGGCCAAGAACACGCGGCGTCTGTCAATGCAGGGTACAAACATGGAACAACTGACCCCCTTGTTGTGTGCACCAAGTCTCCGCTCTCTGCATGTTTTCCAGAGTCACATGAGGATTGATTTCCTAGAGGCTTTCCTCAAACCTTTGAGCTTGCTGTCAACATTGGATCTGCAAGGAGTTCAAATCAAGAGACTACCCAAGATGGTTTTCAACTTGTTCAACCTGCGTTTTCTAGGTCTTCGAGATACTCAAATTGAATATCTCCCAAAAGAAATAGGAAGGTTACAGAACCTGGAAGTCCTTGATGCTTTCAATACTATGCTAGCGTCAGTTCCAGTGGAAATAGCCGCACTTCGGAAATTGAAATACCTGTATGTGGTTACTATTCCAGCTGGAGATAATGAAAGAGTTCTTGCTTATGACGGGATTCAGATGCCCAAGGGTATCGGCAATTTGACCGACTTGCTGGCCCTGCAACATGTTGAAGCTAGCAGTCAGGTGCTAAGTCAGTTAGGATGTTTAACCAATTTAAGAACTTTTGGTATCAGTAAAGTCAGGAGTGGTCATTGTGCAGATTTGTGTGGGGCGATCACGAAAATGGTTAATCTTGTTCGTGTAGGAATCATTGCACTTGATCAAAGGGAAGTCTTGCAGCTAGAAGCACTTTGCTTACCACCAACTATTTCGAAAGTTGACATTGTAGCGCAGCTGGACAAAAGATTTCTAACTCAGTTCGTCTCATCCAGTTCAAAGCTTGTTAACCTCACTGATTTAACTTTGTGTTGGTCCAAATTATACGAAGACTCTTTTGGGTGTCTCTTGGGTTTGCATGGCTTAGTTACACTTCACCTTTGTAAGGCTTATGATGGAAAGGGGCTACACTTCCATGCAACATCACTTCCAAAACTCAAGTTACTAGGCATATGGGATGCTCCGCATCTCAGTAGAGTTACAATTGAACAAGGTGCGATGCAAAACATTGACGAACTACTTCTCAGGGACTGTCCAGAATTGAAGGATCTTCCTGATGGCATTGAGCATCTTAGAACCCTCGACTACCTGAAGCTGGAGGATATTTCTGAAGAGCTGACAGGGAAGCTTCAGCAAAATGAGGAATCAAAGGAATGCGACGAAGATTGGATGAAAATTAGCCATGTGAGATGGGTTGATGTACTTTAG